A genomic window from Camelina sativa cultivar DH55 chromosome 2, Cs, whole genome shotgun sequence includes:
- the LOC104731941 gene encoding protein TORNADO 1-like isoform X3 produces MESEPDQSFKDLSWFLQAIKDPQQTCFNLQTLYFSTFGNTTHCQLITDSSMNINVTRDNLTSLSQIFIELATSLDTHTSLRNLEFEGISWEIELLQSLGLLLDNTSKIKQLAFRKNRFSEQCLNELSEILKRNSCMKEIMFSESRIGNRGATLLGSALQVNDSLEELQIWEDSIGSKGAEELSKMIETNSSLRLFSIFDSSPFTATPLISAVLGMNRPMEVHVWSGDHKRDRSSKIVEFLPESNTLTIYQIDISGSCRVAAALGMNTTVRSLDMTGAKLNSRWAKEFRWVLEQNKTLREVKLSKTGLKDKAVVYVAAGLFKNKSLQSLYVDGNRFGSVGVEDLLCPLSRFSALQLQANITLRSIVFGSSKTKIGRDGLTAVLKMVTTNETVVHLGIHDDASLGPDDFVHIFKSLQKNSSLRRFSLQGCKGVRGDRVLEAITETLQINPLIEEIDLARTPLQDSGKADEIYQKLGHNGRKIDEAETDDSLKDMPLTEPKSIRAFLCGQDYAGKTTLCNSILQSSSSSGFPYVENVRTLMNPVEQAVSGMKIKTFKDEETKISIWNLAGQHEFVALHDFMFPNPSLFLIILSLFRKPSNKEPKTPAEVEEELQYWLRFIVSNSRKAVQQCMKTNVTIVLTHSDKISQQSESFQTTVGCIQRLRDKFQALVDFYPTVFTVDARSSPSVSRLTHHIRMTSKAILQRVPRVYQLCNDMVQLLSDWRSENSNKPIMRWKAFADLCQFKVPSLRIKSRNENIEIVETRRRAIATCLHQTGEVIYFDELGFLILDYEWFCGEVLAQLIKLDVRKQNTGERNGFVSRKELEKMLRSSLQSPIPGMTSKVLEHFDACDLVKMMKKVELCYEQDPSSPDTSLLVPSILEEGRGKTQKWQINTHDCVYSGRHLQCDDSSHMFLTAGFFPRLQVHLHNIIMELKNQHGATYSLEKHLIAITIHGINIRVELGGQLGNYIDVLACSTKSLTETLRLIHQLIIPAIQSSCQGVILLEHIIRPQCVQDLTPPRFRKTQFVSLQRLKEALSSVPAETMYDYQHIWDSVLDSGKTVLRAGFDLARNLLSDDDFREVLQRRYHDLHNLAQELQVPTDDPEADNHVSVTNELEKVDPSFGGIAKGLEAVLQRLKIIEQEIRDVKQEFQGMRYYEHRLLIQLHHKVNYLVNYNVQMDERKVPNMFYFIRAENYGRRLITAMVPGMVALRIHMLCEFRREMHVVEEQLGCDVMQIDNHAVKCLAPYMTNFMKLVTFALRIGANWAAGMGHMIPDLGHAIAHLANPAVMTGAAGAAGAIGVAAALGRNRGRDRDIQEQDQRAAQQWLIDYLREQNCSAGRDIAEKFGLWRVRYRDDGSIAWICKRHMITRANEVNQVPL; encoded by the exons ATGGAGTCAGAGCCAGACCAAAGCTTCAAAGACCTCTCATGGTTTCTTCAAGCAATCAAAGACCCACAACAAACTTGCTTCAATCTTCAAACCCTATATTTCTCCACTTTCGGAAACACCACGCATTGTCAGCTAATAACAGACAGCTCCATGAACATCAACGTCACCAGAGACAACCTCACTTCACTTTCCCAGATCTTCATCGAGCTAGCCACATCTTTAGATACGCATACATCTCTCAGGAACTTGGAGTTCGAAGGAATCTCTTGGGAAATCGAGCTGCTGCAGAGCCTTGGTTTGTTGTTAGACAACACCTCGAAGATAAAGCAGCTTGCTTTCAGAAAGAACAGGTTCAGTGAACAATGTCTTAACGAGCTCTCAGagattttgaaaagaaacaGCTGCATGAAAGAGATTATGTTCTCAGAATCGAGGATTGGAAACAGAGGAGCTACCCTTCTCGGGTCCGCTCTTCAGGTTAACGATTCGTTAGAGGAATTGCAGATTTGGGAAGACTCAATTGGGTCAAAAGGAGCTGAAGAGCTCTCGAAGATGATTGAAACCAACTCAAGTTTGAGACTTTTCTCCATTTTCGACTCCAGTCCTTTCACTGCGACGCCACTGATATCAGCTGTTTTGGGTATGAACAGACCGATGGAGGTTCAcgtgtggagtggagatcacaAACGAGACAGAAGCTCAAAGATCGTTGAGTTCTTACCTGAGAGCAACACTCTGACGATTTACCAGATTGACATTTCTGGTTCTTGCAGAGTCGCTGCAGCGTTGGGGATGAACACAACCGTGAGGTCTCTAGATATGACTGGTGCTAAGCTAAACTCGCGGTGGGCGAAAGAGTTTAGATGGGTTTTGGAACAGAACAAGACTCTTAGAGAAGTGAAACTTTCGAAAACCGGTCTTAAAGACAAAGCTGTTGTTTACGTTGCAGCTGGACTCTTTAAGAACAAGAGCTTGCAGAGTTTGTATGTTGATGGAAATCGTTTTGGGAGTGTTGGTGTCGAGGATTTGCTTTGTCCGTTGAGTAGGTTCTCTGCTCTGCAGCTACAAGCTAACATCACATTGAGGTCAATTGTGTTTGGTAGTTCCAAGACAAAGATTGGAAGAGATGGACTCACCGCGGTTTTAAAGATGGTGACAACAAACGAGACAGTGGTTCATCTCGGTATTCACGACGATGCGAGCCTTGGACCTGATGATTTCGTACATATCTTCAAGAGCTTGCAGAAGAACTCGTCTTTAAGACGGTTCTCGTTACAAGGATGCAAAGGGGTAAGAGGTGATAGAGTATTGGAGGCTATCACTGAGACATTGCAGATTAATCCATTGATTGAGGAAATTGATTTAGCGAGAACTCCGCTTCAAGATTCAGGGAAAGCAGATGAGATTTATCAGAAGCTGGGACACAATGGTAGGAAGATAGATGAAGCAGAGACGGATGATTCACTCAAGGATATGCCACTAACTGAGCCAAAGAGCATTAGAGCTTTCCTGTGTGGACAAGACTATGCAGGCAAGACAACGCTCTGCAATTCTATACTtcaaagttcatcttcttccgGTTTTCCTTATGTGGAGAATGTGAGAACTTTGATGAATCCTGTGGAGCAAGCTGTTAGTGGGATGAAAATAAAGACGTTCAAGGACGAGGAGACAAAGATCTCGATCTGGAATCTCGCAGGGCAGCACGAGTTTGTTGCTCTTCATGATTTTATGTTCCCAAACCCATCTCTCTTCTTGATCATATTGAGCTTGTTTAGGAAACCGAGCAACAAAGAACCTAAAACACCagcagaagtagaagaagagcttcaatACTGGCTTAGATTCATTGTTTCCAACTCGAGGAAAGCGGTCCAACAATGCATGAAAACGAATGTCACAATTGTTCTCACGCACTCCGACAAAATCAGTCAGCAATCTGAAAGCTTTCAGACAACTGTTGGTTGCATTCAGAGACTGAGAGACAAGTTTCAAGCATTAGTGGATTTTTATCCCACTGTTTTCACAGTTGATGCAAGATCATCTCCTTCGGTTAGTAGACTCACGCATCATATTCGGATGACTAGCAAAGCCATTCTTCAAAGAGTTCCTCGGGTTTATCAGCTCTGCAATGATATGGTACAGCTCTTATCAGACTGGAGGTCAGAGAATTCAAACAAACCTATTATGAGATGGAAAGCCTTTGCAGATCTCTGCCAGTTTAAGGTTCCTTCACTGAGAATAAAGTCTCGCAACGAGAACATTGAGATTGTTGAGACAAGGCGGCGAGCCATAGCCACATGCCTTCACCAAACAGGAGAGGTGATTTATTTTGATGAGTTGGGCTTTTTGATACTAGACTACGAGTGGTTTTGTGGTGAGGTTCTTGCTCAGTTGATAAAGCTTGATGTAAGAAAGCAAAACACCGGGGAAAGAAATGGATTTGTTAGCAGGAAAGAGCTAGAGAAGATGTTGAGAAGTAGTTTACAGAGTCCAATTCCAGGGATGACCTCAAAGGTACTTGAGCACTTTGATGCGTGTGACcttgtgaagatgatgaagaaagtaGAACTTTGCTATGAACAAGACCCTTCCAGTCCTGACACTTCATTGTTAGTCCCATCGATTCTAGAAGAAGGCAGAGGAAAGACACAGAAATGGCAGATAAACACACATGACTGTGTTTATTCAGGCCGGCATCTCCAGTGCGATGATTCAAGTCACATGTTTCTTACAGCGGGATTCTTCCCTCGTTTACAG GTGCATCTTCATAACATAATCATGGAACTGAAGAACCAACACGGAGCTACTTATAGTCTAGAGAAGCACCTCATCGCTATAACGATCCATGGCATTAACATTAGAGTGGAGCTTGGAGGACAGTTGGGAAATTACATTGATGTTCTTGCTTGTTCAACAAAGAGCTTGACAGAGACACTGAGGCTCATTCACCAGCTAATCATTCCGGCTATCCAGAGCAGCTGCCAAGGTGTAATCCTCCTTGAGCACATCATAAGACCACAATGTGTCCAGGACTTGACTCCACCACGATTTCGAAAAACTCAG TTTGTTTCCCTCCAGAGACTAAAAGAAGCATTATCATCAGTTCCTGCAGAGACTATGTATGACTATCAACACATATGGGACTCTGTTCTAGATTCAGGTAAGACTGTTCTAAGAGCCGGATTTGATTTAGCCCGAAACCTCCTGTCTGATGATGATTTCAGAGAAGTATTGCAAAGAAGGTACCATGATCTGCACAACTTAGCCCAAGAACTACAAGTTCCCACCGACGACCCCGAAGCAGATAATCATGTATCGGTGACCAATGAGCTGGAAAAAGTTGATCCTAGCTTCGGTGGAATCGCCAAGGGACTAGAAGCAGTACTTCAGAGACTGAAGATTATCGAGCAAGAGATACGAGACGTGAAACAAGAGTTCCAAGGAATGAGATACTATGAGCACAGACTTCTGATCCAGCTTCATCACAAAGTGAATTACCTTGTCAACTATAACGTCCAGATGGATGAAAGAAAAGTTCCAAACATGTTTTACTTCATCAGAGCAGAGAACTACGGGAGAAGACTGATCACAGCTATGGTTCCTGGCATGGTTGCTTTAAGGATACACATGTTATGCGAATTTAGACGGGAAATGCACGTCGTAGAAGAGCAATTAGGGTGTGACGTGATGCAGATAGACAACCACGCTGTGAAGTGCTTGGCTCCATACATGACAAACTTCATGAAACTGGTGACTTTTGCATTGAGGATAGGAGCAAACTGGGCAGCTGGGATGGGGCACATGATACCTGACTTGGGCCATGCTATCGCTCACCTAGCCAACCCAGCTGTCATGACTGGAGCGGCCGGAGCTGCAGGAGCCATAGGGGTCGCTGCTGCATTGGGTAGGAACCGAGGCAGAG ATAGAGATATTCAGGAGCAAGACCAAAGAGCAGCTCAACAGTGGCTCATCGATTACTTGAGGGAACAGAATTGCTCAGCCGGGAGGGATATTGCAGAAAAGTTTGGCCTGTGGCGAGTTAGATACAGAGATGATGGGTCCATCGCCTGGATCTGCAAACGGCATATGATCACCAGAGCCAATGAAGTCAACCAAGTTCCTCTCTAA